The DNA window GTGCGCGTCCCTTGTAAATTCTGAGTATATACATATTGTTTAACACCACGTTTTTCTAAGATATACTAACTTTGGAAAATGCTAAACACTTTCCGAACTCAAGCTTTCttaaataaacacaatacaGATGCGTTTAATTAGCTGATGCCTTCAATGACAGCGAATTTATCAGAAATGTGTTTTGAGATGTCCAAGAAAAGATGATTTTTACATTAAGCAATCAAGATCACTTGTAAAATCACTCGGCCATAGCCTTATACGGGCATTTACGTAACTACGTTATACCACGCGATGCATTAGTTAAACAAACAATGCTACTCGAAATGGATTGTGTAGTTTCAGAAAATATCCACACACCCtattgagggggtcggaggtatgaccccccacccccctggaatttccaacctcctggaaaaaaatgaatacagTAACTCTTAAAAGGAAAAAGTGCAttttacccccctcccctctgaaaattcctgggcgtttgaacaccccaccccccacccccggaATTTACAATTCCCTCaatggggggtatggatattttctggaactacacattagTGGCTTTCTTTATCCTGAAAAGGtctagcgtattacacttgaACACAAGTGGCGCGATTCTGGCTGGTGTTAGGGCCAGTGTTTACACGGGGCTTAAAGCCCGTAGAGACTTTTGTAGCATACGAAACCTtatcaaaatcaaaatggaTTTAATTAAATCCGCTTGAATATTTCTAACGGCTCAGTTCCtttataaaatatcaaataaaacaaaataaaaaaattggcaGTCATATGCTAACCATACAGGCCTTTAAGAATTTGTGAACTTCATAGaacatcaaacaaaacaaagaagtagtacatcaaacaaaacaaacacatagtacaacaaacaaaacacataGTACATCATAGTACATCATTGAAAAATGATGAGTTTGAAtgttaaatacaaaaacaaacaaacgttGTCATGAGAGTCGGATCTACGGAGTTTAACGACTTCCTGTCAATGGTATCACGATGGTGCTCTCTGACCGACCATATGATTACCAGCTGTAGTGGTGACTTTCGCAGAAAGCGTATCGAATCAAGTGAAATTATACAAACAGCAGAGCAGTAAAAAATCTTAGATATATCCTATGGTTCCATTATTGTGATTCAGTAAGTGTCTGATATCACCATTACCGGGTCCAGAGGTCGGTAAAGTCCCGTTTGTCGTGACCATTAGCGTCGGACCTCCATTCAGCGCCTTGCCCTTCTTTCTTGTGAGTGTTTTCGCCGGCGTTTTGGcgccttttttcttctttttcttctttccgtTGTCTGCTTGGTAAAGAGGCTGGGTCTCGGAGTTGTGTGTCTCCGATAGCACGACATCTGGTAGGGTGGGCGTTCCCATCCCGATGAAGCCAAAGTAGCGGAGGAACGCAACGGCGGGAATGAAGAAGATCGAGCAAAGCGTCAGCATGATGCCCAGAAAGACGCCCcacggggggaggggtttggacactgtttttttctggaatgaaaaataaataacttgagcaaaatcaaaataactcCAGCTTAGGAAAAATAATTTCAGCTTAAGCAAAATAAATTAGCTGAAGAAAACTATTTTTGGCTAAAGCAAAATAATTTTAcctaaagaaaaataattatagctaaagaaaataatttcagctaaagaaaaataatttcagctaaagaaaaataattttacctaaagaaaaacaattttacctaaagaaaaatatttttagctGGATGAATGAAAATTCTCCCCAGAgtgaaacaatttgtagaGATAACCTTTCGATGCAGTATCTACGGACGGAGCTTTTCGAAAACGAAGACGTGACTCACTTTGCGTGCACGATATCAACAAGCAAATACTAGGTACACGCATGCGCTGAAAAGCTGTGGACGGGCTGTTTCAAAATGAATCAGAATCGTGTGGACCtaaatctttttgaaaacggaatGTTTTCTACTTGGGGACAGGGTCTGAGTTGCTTACCAGTTTGTCGTTCCATACGGAATACGACGGTCTCCCTTCGCTCATTCCTTTGATACTCATACCAAGCACTGCTAGAATGGCTAGTGGAGAGATCACCTTCCAGCACCATTTCCAGATAAACCGCGGTGGCTTGTTCGTCATGTACTGGATATCGTCACTAAATCTGAAGAGATACAATATTCTATGATCACTATTTTCAACAGCCATATTTTACATTATAGGCGACATCTTCATGCTCGTTGTCATCACCAACACCTCCattaccattatcattattagcataatcattattattaccatcatcatcaacattataaCCACCGTCATAACTAAACCATTAAcagtatcattatcatcataataatcgtcagcaccattatcatcaccatcttctTCACCAATCACCATTATTTCCAATTttgccatcatcataatcatcatcattataatcatcatcaacataatcatcatcattacatcatcattatcaccatcaccatcatgatcatcatcattacattatcattatcataatcgatcatcatcatcatctcaattatcatcataatgatcaccataaccatttcctttttccgTTCTCGCGGTTTTAGACCTCGGTCCTCACCTGTCTATTCCATATATGTAAGAAATGGCGATACATTCCACCAACGCGATAATCAGTAACGGAATGCCCGAACAGTAGCCATCCACCAGTTGTACCCAGTACTCCCCAGAGTGCTGTACCAAAGGGAACCCAAGCACGCATATCACCAACGATATAAGACCTGTTAGAACAATGATATTTCACCTTGGACGACCGAACTAGGAACCCAATTTAGCAGTAATGCTAAGCTAATAAAATGACAATTTGGTTTCACATGAATTATAATAAATTCTGAAAGCTAACAACCCTTCTATTCGACTCGTATCCGACCACGGAACACAGCTTTGTGGAGGGAGGAAaactaaccccccccccccgacttTTTAGAGCAAAAGCAAGAACTAGCTAAGGCAAGTTCAAACCTCGTGCTGTCAATTTCCAATGCTCAGTGCATATACCTGCAGAAGCCGAGCAAAGATTCATCGACACTGATTATTTATTGCATGCATTTTGCATTGAATGCGGCTCAATACAAGAAGAGGTTTGAACTTAGGGCGCGTTTATGtactcgtgattccggaatgTGAATggttagaatagaaaaagcgcgcgctcgtttATCCCGCGTTACCATTCCGGAATAGAATGCAGGCCATTTcacccattctgctacctgtagcagaattGCTCGAATGCTATTCTGAACATTATCTACAAACCATTTCCATTCCAGAACGATaggaaaaaacgcgcccttagACTAACCCATCTCACGTCGAAATTAGGAATCGATTTTAGAACTCAGTGGTGAAAGATACAGGTACTGCAGAGTGACGCTCTGCAAATTCTCCCCCAGGCCCCCAttaggttatttttttttcatccttgtTACAAACCTGAGACGTATTCTTTCTTCCAGTTTGGAAGGAGCTTCATGTCCCGGATGGGAGTGACCACGCCCTCCAGCATACCGAACTCCGTATCGATACCAACTGTGATAAGCATGAGGAAGAACATGACCGCCCACACCGGGGCCAGGGGCATCTTGTTAATGGCGTCCGTGAACACGATGAACGCCAAGCCCTGGCCTTGGGAGATCTATATAGACATAGGTAAGGTGGTTAGAAGGGGGTAGGTATTTAAGGGTAACTATAAACGCCAAGCCCTGGCCTTGGGAGATCTATATAGACAAAGGTAAGGTGATAAAATAGGGGGGGTGGGTACTTGAGAGCCACTAATTATTACAGACTCTCAGAGTCTCATAAAGTGTTCTCTCACCTCAAGGAACTGTGTCTTATTACAGACTCTTAGAGTCTCGTTAGCGATGACGGAGGCGTTCTTGATGACATCACTGATCTCCCCCTGGTTGACCTTGTCCCAGTCGGGCATCCCCTGGGATATTAGCCCAGTCACGTTCAACATCCTCTCGATGTCATTTCGCTTCTCTTCCAAGCAGGTATTCATCCGGTCTTGGGCCTGGAAGCCTGAAAGGGCAGGTACATAttaccaggcccgtacccaggatttttcttggagggggtggggggtggggttgggtgcaaaatccaaaaaagtggacctttttttttgggggggggagggagggggagagaagagttttctgataaaaatctgaccacccccgaaagaaccaAAAGGGATTGTTTgacagtatctccacgggacgttcaTTGTCGGATTCGGCTACAAATGCAAGTCTGACCaaatctagcttatgctttatagtttatagcttaatagcacgtctattgggaaccgaaagtgggCTTTAGGCCGTTGTGTGttgggggggtgcgttcgcaccccctgcacccccctggctacggggcTGATTACGTATGGTGAATGAGGTGGACTTAAGTTTGTTCGTGTTCGGCTTTCTTTTAAACGACTGCCATTTCAATTAAAGGcccttttctaaaaaaaaaactccaaaaCATTCAGCTAGGTACAAATTATATGATATTTGTGATCATCCATGGGAAAaaatgggtgggtgggtgggaaATTCAGGCAAGATTCTGGCAGCGCTTTTATCCATCTAtataaattatatataaatcTCTTAaaatttctcgtaaaaaatttcagaaactttttttttaacagcgTGATGCTGTCCGTATCTTCACGCTAGTCATATCAGATAAGTAATATCAGATTAGATGTGAAGCGCATTTGGTCATGTCTCGCCATGTTAATTTGCGCTATTCAGATGCTTAAAATAGCTTCGTTTTACTACTCGTCCACTCAACTGTAGCTTCAGGTGACTAAAGTTACCTATGAAACAGAAGACCACGATGGAGGCGTAGATGGAAGTGGCGCAGTTTACGAAGCAAACCGTGATAGCGTCACGCGTGGAGTCATTCTTCATGGGGTTGTAGCTGGAAAATGCGATAAGTGAGCCGTAAGCCACGCCCAAAGAGTAGAAGATTTGTACAGCGGCGTCCAACCACACGAGCGGATCCTTCAACCGATTAAACTAAGAACGGGAGAAGAAGGTAAGAATTAccataatataaaaaaaatattcggTATTATGCTTGTAAGGACTATTTCAATGCGTTTTAAAGAGATTAATTGAGATTCCGCCACGGCTGAGTCTTTGCTTGTTCGACTACTGAAGTTAGCCGAAGTTAAAGTTTTGCCCACATTTCATTTTAGCGCATATTCGATAAAAAAGACGTCTTTCGTCGCATCAACGCGCCTATCTGTTGCCTACCTGTAAGCGGTAATCTACACGACACATACCTCTGGTACAAAAATAGTCTAAGTCCGTCCTGATAACCTTATTCACACGACACATACCTCTGGTAAAAAAGTAGTCTAAGTCCGTCCTGATAACCTTATTCACACGACACTTACCTCTGGTACAAAAGTAGTCCAAGTCCGTCCTGATAACCTTATTCACACGACACATACCTCTGGTACAAAAGTAGTCTAAGTCCGTCCTGATAACCTTATTCACACGACACATACCTCTGGTACAAAAGTAGTCTAAGTCCGTCCTGATAACCTTATTCACACGACACTTACCTCTGGTACAAAAAGTAGTCTAAGTCCGTCCTGATAACCATCCAGGTGGACTCCACGGAAGAAGAAGATGATGAGTAGAATGAGAGGCAGCGTCGCAGTAATGTAAACGATCTACAGAAAAGAGTAACGAGGAGAATGAGAACGTATTTTAAAGAGAGAACCATGATCGTGGAACACCTTAGCATGGAACACATGGTCATGGAACACCTTATCATGAAACACATGATCATGGAACACGGGATAATGGAACACATGATCTTTGGAACACAGAATCATAAACACATGGTCAAGGAACACATGATCATGGAACACAGGATCATGGAACACGTGCGAGGTAAAAGAGAGTACACTATCGTAAAATCTCCCCGTGCCTATTCTGAccgccatttttttaaatactatCGCTCAACCGACCCCTCTGCGTCCGTACTTTCCAAAATGGCGCAATTCCAAGTTAGCGAACTCCGGGTTTTATAAGGCAGAGGTAGCCTAAACCCCTTCCACGTTACTAACCTTCCCTGTTACTTTGATTCCCTTACACATACACAACCAGACGAGGATCCATGTAGCGACCAGACAGCCCCATAGTTTCCAGTTCATCCCACCTCCATCCTCAATACCGCTAGAAATTCCTAACGTGGTGCGGTACCAGAAATACTCCGTGGGCTTAGACACGTCGCACGCGGGAACAGGTTCCATTCGCGTGATGTTCCCTATTGTCACTTTGTGCGTGGGACACGCAGCCCAAGGTAACGGCGATTGAAACGATTGTACAAAATAGAAAACACACCAACTAATGACCACATTGTAGTATAAACACACTAAGAAGCAAACGACGACAGACGCTATCCCGACCCCTCCCAGGTACGGGGAGATTTCGTTCCATACTCCTATAGAGCCTTTACGCATTCGTTGACCGATGCAGAGTTCCATGTAATATAGCGGGATTCCTTCCACCGCAAGCATGATTCCGTAAGGAATAAGAAACGAGGCTGACAAGATAAAAACATGGTTGTTAGATAGAAGGCTCAAGGCAAATAATGTAGTTAAGGTCgcacaggcccgtacccaagggggggtgcagggggtgcgaacaccccccctcccccacaacgttcgaaagtccactttcggttctcaatagacgtgctttttgtaaacaaaactataaagcataagcttgGTCACTCTGGTATATCatcaatccataagtcagattttttgtagccaaatccgacaataaacgtccttggagatactgcaaaggcataaaaaagtcactttttgttctttgaggggtagtcagatttttatcagagaactccccccttcccccgggaaaaattaggtccattttttggggggatttcgcaccccccccccccccccccaaaaaaatacgGGCCTGTCGCATCTGTTGCTTTAGAATAGCGTGCTGCCATAGCTTATAACTATGGCTAAACATAAGTTGTATGGCGGCTGCCTGAAGGCGCCTTCCCATGCCTTTAACTCGAccacgtctgaatctgcgctctAGTAATTCAGCATCTAGCTGCGATGAGAGTGATTAGCTACTCCAATTTAATTTAAATGTTCTCACCCTCACGTAACCATTCCTCAACCTATCCCACCCTACCCTGTCTTCCCTTGCCTTACCTTAAATGTTTtgatttaatattattttaataatacaATTATTTACTTTGAATATCCTAACAATGGTAACATTCTCACCTCCTCCATTTTTGTGGCAAAGATGTGGAAACCTCCAGACATTACCCAGTCCAATAGTGTACCCAACAAGCGTTAATAAAAACTCCGTTCTGTTGTTCCATCTTTCTCTTTTATTCGCGTGTTTAAATTTTGCTTTTCTCTGTTGATAGtcctcttcctcttctccAAAACCATATCCATTCTGACTGATTGACCCGGACAATGCTCGTACCTCGAGTCGCGAGCCTCCCATATTTAAAAACTGCGACGAATCGCTATCCGGGAGTCCGAGGGACCCCGAGACGTTCCGATGAAGCCTTGACTCGTCCACTGTAAGGTGGTTATTAGATACTGCCATAGAGCTGTATGTCTCTCCCAGCTCGCATGGTGATTGGAAGTACGTTAAGCCATTAAAAGATCTAGGAAAGCGAAAGAGTCGCATCAGGCCACGCAAAGACAAGAAAGTCACGGGGAACGTTTAATTTTTCAAAGAGGCTGATTTTAGCACTTAAGATCATTGTCATGTAGTTGAGAAAATTAGAATAGGTGCCTATTTGTTTGGCAAGTATTTTAAGGTTTATTTTGTGGTGATACGATTGCGTGAGAACAAACGTAATTAGTGGTTAGTAGCCTGCAGGGAAAAGTAGATAGTGAACTTGCGGTTGAATGAATGCCAGAGTAGAAGGCTTGTGGTGAATGTATCTTTACGCCGTGTGATAGCTCCATTAATTACAATACAAACACACAGCACGGGATTCTTGAAATAGCTCTAAATTATCGTGATTATCGAGAATCCTCTAGATTATAAAGAGAGTCGGCATCACAAATCGCCCTACCTATACGTCTATGAAGTTTCAGCTCATTATCTTACTTGGCTGGCTATACCTCTATGAACCTACAGCCTATTTGCTAACACGGCCTAGCTATAACTCTATGAAGCTACAGCCCATTATCTAACTCGGCCTAGCTATAACTCTATGTAGCTTCAGCCCATTATCTAACTCGGCCTAGCTATACCTCTATGAAGCTTCAGCTCATTATCTAACTACACCTAGCTATACCTCTATGAAGCTTCAGCCCATTATCTAACACGGCCTAGCTATAACTCTATGAAGCTTCAGCCCATTATCTAACTCGGCCTAGCTATACCTCTATGAAGCTACTGCCCATTATCTAACTCGGCCTAGCTAAACCTCTATGAAGCTTCAGCCCATTATCTAACTCGGCCTAGATATACCTCTATGAAGCTTCAGCCCATTATCTAACTCGGCCTAGCTAAGCCTCTATGTAGCTACAGCCTATTTTCTAACACGGCCTAGCTATACCTCTATGAAGCTTCAGCCCATTATCTAACACGGCCTAGCTATACCTCTATGAAGCTTCAGCCCATTATCTAACTCGGCCTAGCTATACCTCTATGAAGCTTCAGCCCATTATCTAACCCGGCCTAGCTAAGCCTCTATGTAGCTACAGCCTATTTTCTAACTCGGCCTAGCTATACCTCTATGAAGCTACTGCCCATTATCTAACACGGCCTAGCTATACCTCTATGAAGCTACAGCCCATTATCTAACTCGGCCTAGCTAAACCTCTATGAAGCTCTAACCCATTATCTAACTCGGCCTAGCTAAACCTCTATGAAGCTAAAACCCCTTATCTAACGCCAACTTTTAATTACCACAAGGACGGACACGGGTGTAGCTTACATTTGTCAATAAACTTATAAATGCTGGTGTATTTTATGAAGACACGTCTTCGTTACACCCATCTCAGCGTGACGTCACATTCactttttaaaagaataaGCTCTGAGACTTTA is part of the Nematostella vectensis chromosome 13, jaNemVect1.1, whole genome shotgun sequence genome and encodes:
- the LOC5521598 gene encoding sodium-dependent neutral amino acid transporter B(0)AT3-like isoform X1 — its product is MDNRAGGKTRSFNGLTYFQSPCELGETYSSMAVSNNHLTVDESRLHRNVSGSLGLPDSDSSQFLNMGGSRLEVRALSGSISQNGYGFGEEEEDYQQRKAKFKHANKRERWNNRTEFLLTLVGYTIGLGNVWRFPHLCHKNGGASFLIPYGIMLAVEGIPLYYMELCIGQRMRKGSIGVWNEISPYLGGVGIASVVVCFLVCLYYNVVISWCVFYFVQSFQSPLPWAACPTHKVTIGNITRMEPVPACDVSKPTEYFWYRTTLGISSGIEDGGGMNWKLWGCLVATWILVWLCMCKGIKVTGKIVYITATLPLILLIIFFFRGVHLDGYQDGLRLLFVPEFNRLKDPLVWLDAAVQIFYSLGVAYGSLIAFSSYNPMKNDSTRDAITVCFVNCATSIYASIVVFCFIGFQAQDRMNTCLEEKRNDIERMLNVTGLISQGMPDWDKVNQGEISDVIKNASVIANETLRVCNKTQFLEISQGQGLAFIVFTDAINKMPLAPVWAVMFFLMLITVGIDTEFGMLEGVVTPIRDMKLLPNWKKEYVSGLISLVICVLGFPLVQHSGEYWVQLVDGYCSGIPLLIIALVECIAISYIYGIDRFSDDIQYMTNKPPRFIWKWCWKVISPLAILAVLGMSIKGMSEGRPSYSVWNDKLKKTVSKPLPPWGVFLGIMLTLCSIFFIPAVAFLRYFGFIGMGTPTLPDVVLSETHNSETQPLYQADNGKKKKKKKGAKTPAKTLTRKKGKALNGGPTLMVTTNGTLPTSGPGNGDIRHLLNHNNGTIGYI
- the LOC5521598 gene encoding sodium-dependent neutral amino acid transporter B(0)AT3-like isoform X2, which translates into the protein MAVSNNHLTVDESRLHRNVSGSLGLPDSDSSQFLNMGGSRLEVRALSGSISQNGYGFGEEEEDYQQRKAKFKHANKRERWNNRTEFLLTLVGYTIGLGNVWRFPHLCHKNGGASFLIPYGIMLAVEGIPLYYMELCIGQRMRKGSIGVWNEISPYLGGVGIASVVVCFLVCLYYNVVISWCVFYFVQSFQSPLPWAACPTHKVTIGNITRMEPVPACDVSKPTEYFWYRTTLGISSGIEDGGGMNWKLWGCLVATWILVWLCMCKGIKVTGKIVYITATLPLILLIIFFFRGVHLDGYQDGLRLLFVPEFNRLKDPLVWLDAAVQIFYSLGVAYGSLIAFSSYNPMKNDSTRDAITVCFVNCATSIYASIVVFCFIGFQAQDRMNTCLEEKRNDIERMLNVTGLISQGMPDWDKVNQGEISDVIKNASVIANETLRVCNKTQFLEISQGQGLAFIVFTDAINKMPLAPVWAVMFFLMLITVGIDTEFGMLEGVVTPIRDMKLLPNWKKEYVSGLISLVICVLGFPLVQHSGEYWVQLVDGYCSGIPLLIIALVECIAISYIYGIDRFSDDIQYMTNKPPRFIWKWCWKVISPLAILAVLGMSIKGMSEGRPSYSVWNDKLKKTVSKPLPPWGVFLGIMLTLCSIFFIPAVAFLRYFGFIGMGTPTLPDVVLSETHNSETQPLYQADNGKKKKKKKGAKTPAKTLTRKKGKALNGGPTLMVTTNGTLPTSGPGNGDIRHLLNHNNGTIGYI